The proteins below come from a single Gordonia sp. X0973 genomic window:
- a CDS encoding NlpC/P60 family protein produces MRRTQKTSTHRPGRITAKLSGGFLVASVALSTLVAATAGAAPNDQKSAKISQLVNAIAASDQSIADLDGNLAGKREGVNRALVDFQNSIVAQRLATVAAQGARKSLDTANHRLASAQKSFNAYAATAYKHGQAGSMRDYISSDDPQKVLDQVGVIDRVTAQQRAVIEQLKIARNQKANRAAALEASRVQAASAVRSAASRRADAIAAVKTAQQAMVTEQKRKVALLNKRAQTQSQLDALRGVKRTAAAPAIPGLPPITVDGLDSKAALDAAAAAAKVAADLAQKVLAGVVGSQQIPQSALFDELGLSGSDLTSMGSNGSLSRLSNGSLGALFGSTGSFSGGGGGQVRPGLRGPQAVEVVVNRGMSQLNLPYAWGGGNANGPTKGIRDGGVADAHGDYNKVGFDCSGLMVYAFAGIGYDLPHYTGYQYTSGPHVPLSQMQRGDMIFYGANASEHVALYLGDNKMLEAPQSGDVVKVSPLRTGGAMPNVVRLW; encoded by the coding sequence GTGAGGCGAACCCAGAAGACGAGCACGCACCGACCAGGCCGAATCACCGCGAAGCTCAGCGGTGGATTCCTGGTGGCGTCGGTGGCCCTGTCGACCCTGGTCGCCGCGACGGCCGGTGCCGCGCCGAACGACCAGAAGTCCGCGAAGATCTCCCAGCTGGTCAACGCGATCGCGGCCAGCGATCAGAGCATCGCCGACCTGGACGGCAACCTTGCCGGCAAGCGGGAGGGCGTCAACCGCGCACTCGTCGACTTCCAGAACTCGATCGTCGCGCAGCGCCTCGCCACGGTGGCGGCGCAGGGCGCGCGGAAGTCGCTCGACACCGCCAACCACCGGTTGGCCTCGGCGCAGAAATCCTTCAACGCCTACGCGGCGACCGCCTATAAGCACGGCCAGGCGGGGTCGATGCGCGACTACATCTCCTCCGACGACCCGCAGAAGGTGCTCGACCAGGTCGGCGTGATCGACCGGGTGACCGCCCAGCAGCGCGCCGTCATCGAGCAGCTCAAGATCGCCCGCAACCAGAAGGCCAACCGGGCCGCCGCGCTGGAGGCCTCCCGCGTGCAGGCCGCCTCGGCGGTGCGCAGCGCCGCGAGCCGACGCGCCGACGCCATCGCCGCGGTGAAGACCGCGCAGCAGGCGATGGTCACCGAGCAGAAGCGCAAGGTCGCGCTGCTGAACAAGCGCGCCCAGACCCAGAGCCAGCTCGACGCCCTGCGCGGGGTCAAGCGGACCGCCGCCGCGCCGGCCATCCCCGGCCTCCCGCCGATCACGGTCGACGGCCTCGACTCCAAGGCCGCCCTCGACGCGGCCGCCGCCGCGGCCAAGGTGGCCGCCGACCTGGCGCAGAAGGTGCTCGCCGGTGTCGTCGGCTCGCAGCAGATCCCGCAGTCGGCGCTGTTCGACGAGCTCGGGCTCTCCGGCAGCGATCTCACCAGCATGGGGAGCAACGGCTCTCTCTCGCGGCTCTCGAACGGCTCGTTGGGGGCGCTGTTCGGCAGCACCGGCAGCTTCAGCGGCGGCGGTGGCGGACAGGTGCGCCCCGGGCTCCGTGGCCCGCAGGCCGTGGAAGTGGTCGTGAACCGCGGGATGTCGCAGCTCAACCTGCCCTACGCGTGGGGCGGCGGAAACGCCAACGGTCCCACCAAGGGCATCCGCGACGGTGGTGTCGCCGACGCCCACGGCGACTACAACAAGGTCGGGTTCGACTGCTCCGGCCTGATGGTCTACGCCTTCGCCGGCATCGGCTACGACCTGCCGCACTACACCGGCTACCAGTACACCTCGGGTCCCCACGTCCCGCTCTCGCAGATGCAGCGCGGCGACATGATCTTCTACGGCGCCAACGCCAGCGAGCACGTCGCCCTCTACCTGGGCGACAACAAGATGCTGGAAGCCCCCCAGTCCGGCGATGTCGTCAAGGTTTCGCCGTTGCGGACCGGTGGCGCGATGCCGAACGTCGTCCGGCTCTGGTAG
- a CDS encoding MoxR family ATPase, whose product MTSQQPATGQQSSAKLSEADSKLLEKAVFEVKRVIVGQDQLVERILVGLLARGHILLEGVPGVAKTLAVETFATVVGGSFSRVQFTPDLVPTDLLGTRIYRQGREEFDIELGPVVANFLLADEINRAPAKVQSALLEVMAERQVSIGGKSYPLPTPFLVMATQNPIENEGVYPLPEAQRDRFLFKVNVDYPSVEEEREIVYRMGNVPPTASQVLDPETMIRLQEASANVFVHHALVDYVVRLINATRRPADLGMTEVASWLAYGASPRATLGIIAAARALALVRGRDYVVPNDIVEVAPDVLRHRLVLTYDALADSVDADDVITRVLQTVGLPQVVAAQAPAGGAAAPGQIPAIPNPQQAPAPQASPVSPTVARHGGQ is encoded by the coding sequence TTGACGTCGCAGCAGCCCGCCACCGGCCAGCAGTCCTCGGCCAAACTCAGCGAAGCCGATTCCAAGCTGCTCGAGAAGGCCGTCTTCGAGGTCAAGCGAGTAATCGTCGGCCAGGACCAACTCGTCGAGCGCATCCTCGTCGGCCTGCTGGCGCGCGGCCACATCCTCCTCGAGGGCGTCCCGGGCGTCGCCAAGACGCTGGCCGTCGAAACCTTCGCCACCGTCGTCGGCGGATCCTTCTCCCGCGTCCAGTTCACGCCCGACCTGGTGCCCACCGACCTGCTCGGCACGCGCATCTACCGCCAGGGCCGCGAGGAGTTCGACATCGAGCTCGGTCCGGTCGTCGCGAACTTCCTGCTCGCCGACGAGATCAACCGCGCCCCGGCCAAGGTCCAGTCTGCGCTGCTGGAGGTCATGGCCGAGCGCCAGGTCTCCATCGGCGGCAAGAGCTACCCGCTGCCCACCCCCTTCCTGGTGATGGCCACGCAGAACCCGATCGAGAACGAGGGCGTCTACCCGCTGCCCGAGGCGCAGCGCGACCGCTTCCTGTTCAAGGTCAACGTGGACTACCCGTCGGTGGAGGAGGAGCGCGAGATCGTCTACCGGATGGGCAACGTCCCGCCGACGGCGAGCCAGGTGCTCGATCCGGAGACGATGATCCGCCTGCAGGAGGCGTCGGCCAACGTCTTCGTCCACCACGCGCTCGTCGACTACGTGGTCCGGCTGATCAACGCGACCCGACGGCCCGCCGACCTGGGCATGACCGAGGTCGCCTCCTGGCTCGCGTACGGCGCCTCGCCGCGCGCCACCCTGGGCATCATCGCCGCGGCGCGCGCGCTGGCCCTGGTCCGCGGGCGCGACTACGTGGTGCCCAACGACATCGTCGAGGTCGCCCCGGACGTGCTGCGCCACCGCCTCGTCCTCACCTACGACGCGCTCGCCGATTCGGTCGACGCGGACGACGTGATCACCCGCGTCTTGCAGACCGTCGGCCTGCCGCAGGTCGTCGCGGCACAGGCGCCGGCCGGCGGGGCCGCGGCCCCGGGCCAGATCCCGGCGATCCCGAACCCGCAGCAGGCGCCGGCGCCGCAGGCGAGCCCGGTGTCGCCGACCGTTGCGCGGCATGGCGGCCAGTAG